The stretch of DNA taattttacaaatcgtTCAATTTGTAACCCGTCACTTGGAACATTCGAGTATAGAGAATTCCACCTTACAATACTGTGGAAACGCttcttatatgtatatacacgaATGAACACACGATTGGCAATGTCAATAACTAACaagcaatttattttcaacagtCAGTCTCAAGGTCTCTAGcctaatgaatatttttatcttagtttttttacagtgatattagataataaagtcttttttatagaaaatctCTAAAACAGATCTTGTAAAGAAAGTACACAGCTCAATGCGATGacgatttttgttttatattataaacgatataattagttctgtatataattgaaaatgacgTACGTACGAATGAAACAACCACGTATGCGAATAAAGATTTAGAAAATCGGGAAtgattacatatgtatattaagcAAATTAGAGATGATTTATGgattatgattatatattgTGATACGTATTcttgttaactttttttacaaagaacTATTTTGTAAATGTGTTCCAATGCAAATTGTTATGAAAAGTCGCAACGTGCACGagcgcaattttatattttaagtatgGGTAACGCGTAAAAACGTAGGTGTACTCAACTGAATGGGGTACTCGGGTACTCGAGAACTCGGGATTCCAATAGTTACCTTACATCTGAGATCTTATATGTATGtgcaatataaaagaaattacgaataaataatttttaatttattgtaactgTAATGTAACGTATTACaatcgaataaaattacaataagaTCGGAATGTTAAAGGCTGTAAGCTGCAAAATATGGTTTGCGCGCatctaaaatatgtttaactATACaagtgtattaatatatatatatatatataaattaatagacaAATATACAAATTCAAATCTGTATAATTGTAGACCCGATTAAACAAATGCGACACAAATTTTAATCGTATTCTCCCCTGAAAGtcataacatttttatcagtttcatGAATCTTAACCTCGTACAAAAGTTCTGGATTAGCCATTTGTCTCTTTAGttcttcaaatatataaatagcgaGATTCTCGGTTGTCGatatcgtatttttaaaataatctacctgtttatcaatatttttatgatccATTTGATCCATTACAACCTTTCGAATGTAGTTTTTCAAATCATTCAAATCCATTACCATACCCGTTAACGGATGTACAGGACCTCGAACAGTTACTTCGACTGTAACGAAAAGATCATCAATTCGATCATACctcaacaaaatttaaattttatacgtaattattgagaaatttaatattaaagattgaaaaattggAAAGAATTCAAAGGCAATCCAATtaaatcacacacacacacacacacacacacacacacacacactcagaattttaaaattttacatcgcacaattataaattataaattaagcagtctcaaaattttttttgaataaaaaaagtcaattttacatttgataaaaagaatgCACCATCCTGTCGTAGACATCATACATGTTATGAATTATACATTTCACTGAACaagataaatatgtaaaatgctGAAAAgccaaaatatatacaaaccCGTGTAATTGTGTCCGTGTCCCCAAACGTTATTGCATTTTCCATAGATCAGTGCATTTTCCTCTTTACTCAGGAACGGACTAAAATTAAACACAAAACTTCCTTAAAGCATTCGCAATCGATTCGGAGTCGCATCATACACGAGATAGATTATCGTGAAATGTGATGAAAATTATTGgccaaatataaatataaatgaaagaacACAAGTTTAAAACTATCGCTTATGAAAGAAATTAGAATCGAAAGTTTGAAATACCTACATTTCGCGAAACTGATCAAAGAATGTACAGGTGACAAGTCATGTTCACCAGGTATGGATACACTTAAAAACTGTATCCTATTTAGCAATCGAGTTCATACCTATTCAAGCGATGACAGCACGATATTTGTTGTTTCCGCGTTAGATAAGAAATCGGCCTCTTCAGGTTCTTCGGATCCATTCTCAAATGCGAATATCAACAAGTTTGGATTGAGAAAATACACGTGTCAAGAACGTCTCTATATTCCTATCAATTCCTACTTTCAATCGCTAAGTCTCGCATCAGAGATCGTCGTTTTATCACATTTAGACAAGTGTAACAATAAGCGTTATATATTTAagcaaaaatgattttttttttttttcgacagCTATTCAAgcaaataattagaataaatatttagaactGTCAACTAATGTGCCGACTAATCCGCTCTTCAATCACCAGCAGTGATGCTATTTCAAGCATCGAGCAACACGACACACCAAGTGAGAACCGCCAAGTCACACATACGCGTCCATATGCGCTCCGAACGCAAACAGATCACTCAGGGCTCACCACGGTTCACGGAATATCTAGATGCGAAGCTCAATACAGCTCGACGTAGTAAAACTAAGGTCGAATTCCCACTGAGCGCGTCACGCGCGCGTCATCCTTCGCGTcacgaattaaccaatcaaaacaccccattttattgcatcatgTGCCGCGCGACTCTTTGTGCGACGCATCGGTTCGCTTGCTTGACATTCTAGAGACAAAAGATTCTTTCTTTGTACGAGATCCCAGATCGGGCGCATTCGTTATGAGACAGGTCACagaaaatgtaacaatattcgtaagttcgaaattattatttaatactattattaaataattattggcttagtttacatcgattgtttagtacgcgtaccaagtactaaatctgcttctccgatagatataaatcgtttagtgtaaaatctataccaatcaaagaagcagatt from Linepithema humile isolate Giens D197 chromosome 2, Lhum_UNIL_v1.0, whole genome shotgun sequence encodes:
- the pr gene encoding 6-pyruvoyl tetrahydrobiopterin synthase isoform X2 — protein: MDPKNLKRPISYLTRKQQISCCHRLNSPFLSKEENALIYGKCNNVWGHGHNYTVEVTVRGPVHPLTGMVMDLNDLKNYIRKVVMDQMDHKNIDKQGRIRLKFVSHLFNRVYNYTDLNLYICLLIYIYIYILIHLYS
- the pr gene encoding 6-pyruvoyl tetrahydrobiopterin synthase isoform X1, with the protein product MDPKNLKRPISYLTRKQQISCCHRLNSPFLSKEENALIYGKCNNVWGHGHNYTVEVTVRGPVHPLTGMVMDLNDLKNYIRKVVMDQMDHKNIDKQVDYFKNTISTTENLAIYIFEELKRQMANPELLYEVKIHETDKNVMTFRGEYD